AACACGGCGTCGCTTTCGCCGTCGTCGTGATGAGCATTTTGATCATCATTTTCGGCGAAGTGATTCCCAAGTGCGTGGCGATGGCAAAGGGCGAACGCCTGCTTATCGTGGCCCTCCCGCTTGTGCGTTTTTTCAGCTGGCTCGTGACGCCGTTGATCTGGGGAATGGAGCAATTTGCGAGAATAGCCGGTTACATGACAGGTTGGGATCTTTCCCTGAAAGATTCCTTCGTCACTAAAGAAGAAATAGGGCAAGTCGTGAAGATAGGCGAAGCCTCCGGCGCAATCGAAGAATCCGAACGCCAGATGATTGACGGCGTCATTTCCTTCGACGAGATCCGCGTCTCCGAGATCATGATTCCCCGCACTCGGATGCACATGATCGAATCGGAACGGACGGTGGACGACGCGCTCCAGTTTATTGAAAAGATGGGGGATTCCCGAGTCCCTGTTTTTACGGACACGCCGGATCGCATCGAAGGGATCGTTCTCGTCAAGGATTTGCTTACCGCTTTGATGAAAGGGCAGAAGAACGCTCCCGTCACCAAGTTCATGAGGACGCCGCTGTTCGTGCCCGAAACGATGTACGTGCCCAAGCTCTTCAGAATCATGCAAAACGTCCGTATGCACATGGCAGTCGTCGTCGACGAGTACGGCGGCACGGCAGGGCTGATCACTCTCGAGGATCTTCTGGAGGAGATCGTCGGCGAAATTCAAGACGAATACGACAAAGAAGAACAAACGGTGACACCCCTCTCCGATGGTACTTACAGGGCGAAAGCCAGTATTCCCCTTGAAGAGCTCAATGACGTTCTGAACAGTCATTTCGTCTGCGATGACGTCGACACGTTGGGAGGATTTTTACTGGATCGGTTCGGCAATTTCCCCCACGAAGGGGATACGCTCGCATCGGACGGATGGCTTTTCGAGATCGCCAGCATGGATGGCCATCGGATTAATGACGTTATGATCCGCAGGAACTCGTCGGAAGCAGGAGAATAGATCAAAGTGCAGACAGATTTTCGTGCAGGAGTCGTCGCCGTCATCGGCCGGCCCAATGTGGGCAAATCGTCGCTTCTCAACAGGATCCTCAAGTACAAACTGTCGATCGTTTCCGCGAAACCCCAGACGACTCGCGACAACATTCTGGGGCTTTACAATGGAGCGGCAAGTCAAATCCTTTTTGTCGATACGCCCGGCATTCACGCGCCTCTGAACAAACTTGGCGAACGCCTGGTCGAACGGGCGGTCTCGGGGCTTGAGGATGCGAATGTCGTCCTTTATGTCGTGACGATCGACGATCGTCCCGAGCAGAGCGAAAACGACCGCATCCTGAAAGTCCTTCGCGATTATCCCGGCATCCCTGTCGTGTTGGCGGTCAATAAGGTGGATCTTCCCGGATCCAGAAGCAAAATACTTCCTCTCATCGACCGTTTTACGAAGAAAATGAAGCTGCGCGACATCGTTCCGGTATCGGCAAAAGACGGCACCAACGACGAAGTTCTTGTCAAAACCCTTGAGAGTCTGCTCCCAGTCGCGGCGCCGCTCTATCCGGACGATATGATTACGGACAGGACAGAGCGTTTCATCGCGCAAGAACTGATTCGCGAAAAGGTCATCGCGTGCACCGACGAGGAAGTGCCGCACAGTGTCGCCGTGGAGATCGAAGAGTTCAAATCGCCCGATGAATACCCGGAGCGCAGGGACCTGTTCATCCGCGCCACGGTCTATGTGGAACGGGAAGGCCAACGGGCCATCATTCTCGGCAGAAAAGGGGAAAAGATCAAGAGCATTGGCACGGCCGCCCGGAAAGCGTTGGAAGAGATGACGGGACATAAAACGTATCTTGAACTTTGGGTTAAGGTTAACAAAGGATGGAGAGACTCGGACAAGGAATTGAAAAGACTGGGATACGAATAAACCTTCCAGAGGAAACGTCCCAGCGTCTCATCAAACGGACGGGCGTCGTGCTGCGGCGCGGAAACTACATGGAAGGCGACATCGCCGCGTTGTTGTTTTTAAAGAGCGGCGGCACGAATTGGGTGTACGTCCCCGGGGCGTCGAAAGGTTCGATGCGTTTCGGCGGCGCCCTGGAGCCTTTCGTCTGGGGACACTATCAGCTTTATCAGTCAAAAAGAAAGACGTATCTGAAGGAAATTGAAGTCACCGAGGACTTCTGGGCGCTGCGACGCCATCCGCGGGCCGTGATCCAGGCCGTTCGCTGGGCGAAGATGCTTGAACGGCACTTGATTCCCGGTTATCCCTATGACGATTTGTTGGCTCTTTTCTATTGGGCGTTGAAGGCGTTGAGCGAAGGCGTCGCTCCGGAACTGCTCGATGCGCGTTTTTTATGGCGCTGGCTCCTCAGCTGGGGGATCGCGCCGGATCTGCGCTCTTGCGGCTCATGCGGAAAGCCTTTGGGCGGGCGCGCCGTCTGGCGGGAGGGAACTTTTGTCTGCACGGACTGCGCCCCCGGCCAGAGCCCGGTCGATATCGATGAGTTTGCGGCCTACGCTCTTTCGAAAAGTTTTGTACCGGAGAACGGCGCATCGAAATTGTTGGAACAGGCTCGAAATGTTCAGCAATTCTTTGTGAGAAACCTTGATGATAATCGATAGTTTGAATTGGAGGTCGCGTGCGGAATGAATTTTCAGGATATCATGCTGAGATTGCAACGCTATTGGGCGGATCAGGGATGCATCGTTCAGCAGCCCTACGACATCGAAGTCGGGGCCGGTACGATGCATCCGGCTACGTCGCTTCGGGTCATTGGTCCCGAGCCCTGGAAAGTTGCTTATGTGCAGCCGTCTCGCCGTCCGGCGGACGGGCGTTATGGCGACAATCCCAACCGTTTGCAGCATTATTACCAGTTCCAGGTGATCATGAAGCCGGCGCCGGAAGATATCCAGGCGCTTTACATCAACAGCCTTGCCGCGCTGGGGATCGACCCTCGCGAGCATGATATCCGTTTTGTCGAGGACGATTGGGAATCTGCGGCGGTCGGCGCCTGGGGACTCGGTTGGGAAGTTTGGCTCGACGGCATGGAAGTGACTCAGTTCACCTATTTTCAGCAGGTCGGCGGCGTCGATATGGAAGCGGTGCCCGCAGAAATAACGTACGGCCTTGAACGTATCGCCATGTTCGTTCAGAAAGTCGACAACGTTTACGATTTGAAGTGGAATGACAAGGTGACCTATGGAGATGTTCATCATCAGGGGGAAGTCGAGAACTCCATATATAACTTCGAGGTCGCCGACGTCGCCATGCTTGCGGAGATATTCTCTCTGTACGAGAAGGAAAGCTCGCGTCTTGCCGAGCAGGCTTTGGTTCTGCCCGCCTGGGACTGCGTGCTGAAGTGCTCGCAGATTTTCAATCTCCTCGATGCCCGCGGCGCGATCAGCGTCACGCAGCGCACGGGGTATGTTTCGCGTATCCGCGCGATTGCGTCGAAGTGCTGCTCAGCCTATGCCCAGCAACGGAAAGATATGGGCTATCCGCTCATGAAAAAATTTTAAAGGGGGACGGACCGATGGAAAGAGATCTGATTCTGGAGATTGGAACGGAGGAGATACCGTCCCGTTTTATGCCGAGCGCCTTGCGTGACATTGCCCAATACGCCGAGGAGGAGTTCGCCGCGCAGCGTCTCGGGCATGGGCGTATCGAGGTGATGGGCACTCCCCGTCGCCTCGTGCTGCTGGTTCGTTCCGTTGCGGAACGTCAGG
The sequence above is drawn from the Pyramidobacter piscolens W5455 genome and encodes:
- a CDS encoding hemolysin family protein — protein: MDALPQLCTAIVILLFLSAFFSASEMALTAASSTRMKLLAEEYPFLERFVDWVNEDRYQAISAILVGNNLVNVAASVTATALATSLIHEHGVAFAVVVMSILIIIFGEVIPKCVAMAKGERLLIVALPLVRFFSWLVTPLIWGMEQFARIAGYMTGWDLSLKDSFVTKEEIGQVVKIGEASGAIEESERQMIDGVISFDEIRVSEIMIPRTRMHMIESERTVDDALQFIEKMGDSRVPVFTDTPDRIEGIVLVKDLLTALMKGQKNAPVTKFMRTPLFVPETMYVPKLFRIMQNVRMHMAVVVDEYGGTAGLITLEDLLEEIVGEIQDEYDKEEQTVTPLSDGTYRAKASIPLEELNDVLNSHFVCDDVDTLGGFLLDRFGNFPHEGDTLASDGWLFEIASMDGHRINDVMIRRNSSEAGE
- the era gene encoding GTPase Era gives rise to the protein MQTDFRAGVVAVIGRPNVGKSSLLNRILKYKLSIVSAKPQTTRDNILGLYNGAASQILFVDTPGIHAPLNKLGERLVERAVSGLEDANVVLYVVTIDDRPEQSENDRILKVLRDYPGIPVVLAVNKVDLPGSRSKILPLIDRFTKKMKLRDIVPVSAKDGTNDEVLVKTLESLLPVAAPLYPDDMITDRTERFIAQELIREKVIACTDEEVPHSVAVEIEEFKSPDEYPERRDLFIRATVYVEREGQRAIILGRKGEKIKSIGTAARKALEEMTGHKTYLELWVKVNKGWRDSDKELKRLGYE
- the recO gene encoding DNA repair protein RecO, encoding MERLGQGIEKTGIRINLPEETSQRLIKRTGVVLRRGNYMEGDIAALLFLKSGGTNWVYVPGASKGSMRFGGALEPFVWGHYQLYQSKRKTYLKEIEVTEDFWALRRHPRAVIQAVRWAKMLERHLIPGYPYDDLLALFYWALKALSEGVAPELLDARFLWRWLLSWGIAPDLRSCGSCGKPLGGRAVWREGTFVCTDCAPGQSPVDIDEFAAYALSKSFVPENGASKLLEQARNVQQFFVRNLDDNR
- a CDS encoding glycine--tRNA ligase subunit alpha, with amino-acid sequence MNFQDIMLRLQRYWADQGCIVQQPYDIEVGAGTMHPATSLRVIGPEPWKVAYVQPSRRPADGRYGDNPNRLQHYYQFQVIMKPAPEDIQALYINSLAALGIDPREHDIRFVEDDWESAAVGAWGLGWEVWLDGMEVTQFTYFQQVGGVDMEAVPAEITYGLERIAMFVQKVDNVYDLKWNDKVTYGDVHHQGEVENSIYNFEVADVAMLAEIFSLYEKESSRLAEQALVLPAWDCVLKCSQIFNLLDARGAISVTQRTGYVSRIRAIASKCCSAYAQQRKDMGYPLMKKF